The uncultured Desulfobulbus sp. genome window below encodes:
- a CDS encoding diguanylate cyclase, translating into MRALIVPDELIVECENVRNSILSGVSVQCETKRRHRDGRLIPVDMIGFPNQAGAAINGITYIYQDISERKAFEKQITHQAFHDALTGLPNRTLFGERLERALERSRRRPISIMRY; encoded by the coding sequence ATGCGGGCACTTATCGTGCCTGATGAGTTGATAGTTGAATGCGAAAATGTTCGCAACTCAATTTTATCTGGGGTGAGCGTCCAGTGCGAAACCAAGCGTCGCCATCGTGATGGGAGATTGATTCCCGTTGATATGATAGGGTTTCCCAATCAAGCTGGTGCAGCTATAAATGGCATCACCTATATATATCAAGATATTTCTGAACGAAAAGCCTTTGAGAAACAAATCACACATCAGGCATTTCATGATGCGCTCACCGGCCTGCCCAACCGCACCCTTTTTGGCGAACGTTTAGAGCGGGCTCTGGAACGTTCACGCCGACGCCCAATCTCGATTATGCGGTATTGA
- a CDS encoding ATP-binding protein translates to MLSNSRTEEIESQKGARQDVYRKTFLPQDVRSFSFLLIVGLVLNVLLSRTDSLFLHDQSLLVWVIALRAVFFCFSFVTLVCIRRLDDPVILDRFTLAWSLSMVACVLLINSSRPVEYTGYILIDFCVILALYTLQPGNSFWRFLPAVLFTLGSVLLLLLVKSDQSSLSLISQLSGYLAVNILCFMVSTTWYGYRKSSFLAQAALKDLYQESEQSRRQLEASETFWERIIDTSPNMVVVVDEQRRITRVNKALAERLQRSKKAIIGQCCCQLLCGLNEQHQDCPLGTICQVGTPQYLETVLPALGVETRIRSTLLSEGAEGKPSHVLLLQDISEWKINQDRLREAREAAEKASQVKSDFLALVSHEIRTPLNSLVGLSRLARRTTHKEQLHQYIDIIDQSAHLLMNLVNDVLDMSKVEAGQLHIEAAPFNLVQLLELLRWQFTPLVDNNDGVSMRLELGPGLPAWVVGDATRLRQIVSNLLANAIKFTDNGAVILRVQEEKSGENPTACLLRIEVVDTGIGIDLTKQELLFEPFQQIDPGISRRYGGTGLGLAIVQRLVALMGGSITVQSQVNRGSCFTVRLPVQTCSPVLLAPEDGEQARALSVLVAEDNPFNRLLLKETLHDWGHRVIIAESGRQALKMIERQTFDCYIVDLWMPDLNGLELAKKIRSREVCLQQATTPMIAYTADTDERTRERALSAGMQQVLCKPLDPQKLRLALSDICTGAKTAEIGCEVTEQEDCQAPSLNRYGLAEKVIADMGSDQERVETYAKLLWDDLIAEKNMLDQALLLSDRKRILEAAHSLKGLCGYLDDEQASSFAFELHRGGRELPLVALNKLAQKLNAHLQLPTFSRKDR, encoded by the coding sequence ATGCTCAGCAACAGCCGTACAGAGGAAATTGAGAGCCAAAAGGGAGCTCGTCAGGATGTGTACCGCAAGACCTTTCTTCCTCAAGATGTACGATCCTTTTCCTTCCTCCTTATCGTGGGACTTGTGCTCAATGTATTGCTGAGCCGTACGGACTCCCTTTTTTTGCATGATCAATCTCTGCTTGTCTGGGTGATCGCTCTGCGGGCTGTTTTTTTCTGTTTTTCTTTTGTAACTCTGGTGTGTATCAGGCGGTTGGATGATCCTGTTATCCTTGATCGTTTCACCTTGGCCTGGTCTCTCTCAATGGTAGCCTGTGTACTCTTGATTAATTCCTCTCGTCCCGTTGAATACACCGGCTATATTCTCATTGATTTTTGTGTTATTTTAGCTTTGTACACTCTACAGCCGGGAAATTCCTTCTGGCGATTTTTACCGGCTGTACTCTTTACGCTGGGGAGTGTGCTTTTGTTGCTCCTGGTTAAGTCTGACCAGAGTTCCCTCAGTTTAATTTCTCAACTCAGCGGATATCTTGCGGTCAATATTCTCTGCTTTATGGTCTCTACAACCTGGTACGGGTATCGAAAATCTTCTTTTTTGGCTCAAGCTGCACTCAAAGATCTCTATCAAGAGTCGGAGCAAAGCAGGCGTCAACTTGAGGCCTCGGAAACTTTCTGGGAGCGTATCATCGATACCTCACCCAATATGGTGGTCGTTGTTGACGAGCAACGGCGAATAACTCGAGTCAATAAGGCGTTGGCAGAGCGATTACAACGTTCTAAAAAGGCCATTATCGGGCAATGCTGCTGTCAGTTGCTTTGTGGCCTGAATGAGCAACATCAGGATTGCCCTTTGGGTACAATATGCCAGGTTGGCACTCCGCAGTACCTGGAAACCGTTTTGCCGGCATTAGGCGTAGAGACACGAATCCGTTCGACCTTACTTTCCGAAGGGGCAGAAGGGAAACCATCCCATGTTTTGCTGCTGCAAGATATTTCAGAGTGGAAAATCAATCAAGACCGACTGAGGGAGGCGCGTGAAGCCGCTGAAAAGGCCAGCCAGGTCAAATCTGATTTTCTTGCCTTAGTCAGCCACGAAATCAGGACACCTCTCAATTCTCTTGTCGGGTTAAGCAGGCTTGCTCGCCGGACAACACACAAGGAACAGTTACATCAATATATCGACATAATAGATCAGTCGGCTCACCTGCTCATGAACTTGGTGAACGATGTTTTGGATATGTCCAAAGTGGAGGCAGGCCAGTTACATATTGAGGCCGCGCCGTTTAACCTGGTCCAGCTTCTCGAGCTCTTACGCTGGCAGTTCACGCCTCTGGTTGATAATAATGATGGCGTCAGTATGCGCCTTGAGCTTGGGCCTGGGCTTCCTGCCTGGGTTGTGGGCGATGCTACCAGATTACGGCAGATCGTTTCCAATCTCCTTGCCAACGCCATAAAATTTACCGACAATGGTGCCGTTATCCTACGGGTGCAGGAAGAAAAGAGTGGCGAGAACCCTACTGCCTGCTTGTTACGCATTGAGGTTGTAGATACTGGGATCGGTATAGATTTAACCAAACAGGAGCTGCTCTTTGAACCCTTTCAACAGATTGATCCAGGAATCAGCCGAAGATACGGTGGCACCGGATTAGGGCTGGCTATTGTCCAACGTCTGGTCGCCCTGATGGGGGGGAGCATAACGGTCCAAAGTCAAGTTAATCGGGGAAGCTGTTTTACCGTCCGACTTCCAGTGCAAACCTGCAGCCCCGTACTGCTTGCTCCCGAGGATGGCGAGCAAGCCCGAGCTCTCTCTGTGCTGGTTGCAGAAGATAACCCTTTTAATCGCTTACTTCTAAAGGAGACACTGCACGACTGGGGGCATCGGGTCATCATTGCTGAAAGTGGTCGCCAGGCACTCAAAATGATAGAGAGACAAACTTTTGACTGTTATATCGTTGATTTGTGGATGCCTGATCTCAATGGCCTGGAGTTAGCCAAAAAAATTCGTTCCCGGGAGGTTTGTTTGCAGCAGGCGACAACTCCTATGATTGCGTATACCGCAGACACCGATGAACGCACCAGGGAACGCGCTTTGTCGGCCGGTATGCAACAGGTGCTGTGCAAACCACTTGATCCCCAGAAGCTGCGTTTAGCTTTAAGCGATATTTGCACAGGAGCAAAGACGGCAGAGATTGGATGTGAGGTAACAGAACAGGAGGACTGCCAGGCCCCATCCTTGAATCGCTACGGCTTGGCTGAAAAAGTGATCGCGGATATGGGTTCCGATCAGGAACGTGTCGAGACCTATGCCAAGCTGCTCTGGGATGATCTGATAGCTGAGAAAAATATGCTTGATCAGGCGCTTTTGCTTTCGGACCGGAAGCGCATCCTTGAGGCTGCACACAGTCTGAAAGGCTTGTGTGGGTATTTGGATGATGAACAGGCCAGCTCATTTGCTTTTGAATTGCACCGGGGAGGTAGAGAGTTGCCTCTAGTTGCACTCAACAAATTAGCGCAAAAGCTCAACGCACATTTGCAATTGCCAACGTTTTCTAGGAAAGATAGATGA
- a CDS encoding PAS domain S-box protein, whose protein sequence is MRTHENRDVQSKLEPEEQKDQEVQCYRSLFNNSLEGIFFTTPDGRYLDVNPTLARIYGFSKPECRYHRFRNAGTYRA, encoded by the coding sequence ATGCGTACACATGAGAACAGGGATGTTCAAAGCAAACTTGAACCTGAGGAGCAAAAGGATCAAGAAGTGCAATGTTACCGCTCACTCTTCAACAACTCCTTAGAGGGCATCTTCTTTACCACCCCCGATGGGCGCTATTTAGACGTCAACCCCACATTGGCCCGCATTTACGGTTTTTCAAAGCCAGAGTGTCGATATCATAGGTTTCGGAATGCGGGCACTTATCGTGCCTGA
- a CDS encoding EAL domain-containing protein translates to MIDLNKFKAVNDSLGHPAGDQLLIEVSQRLSFCVRSVDTVARLGGDEFALILEEFNTREKLLNTTRRMHSILCEPFSLYGNDITPGASIGIVTQLNEYTSAEEVLRDADIAMYRAKQQGKSILLFDKHMHLELIESINLEAELKEAIYSEGLTLHYQPIVSVDTERLLGFEALVRWNHPMRGMVPPDRFIPLAEETGLIIDLGKWVITEACATLKNWLEELGWRQGLIMSVNVSCRQLADTGLVEHVMSELIRHQLNPANLKIEVTESVIMHDVDRAIIELNRLRKLGVQIAIDDFGTGYSSLAYLRRIPIDHLKIDRSFIHGFSEGDKENDEIVRSIISLARSLDLGVIAEGVENRDQLERLRSLNCDRVQGFMFSRPVDQKKATAMIRQYEKPLHPA, encoded by the coding sequence ATGATTGATCTGAACAAATTTAAAGCGGTGAACGATTCCCTTGGACACCCGGCCGGGGATCAGTTGCTCATTGAAGTTAGCCAACGGCTGTCGTTCTGTGTACGCTCCGTGGATACCGTTGCTCGCCTTGGTGGTGACGAATTCGCTCTTATTCTCGAAGAGTTCAACACACGAGAAAAACTCCTTAACACAACACGCCGAATGCATTCTATTCTCTGTGAGCCCTTCTCGTTATATGGCAACGATATTACTCCTGGTGCTTCAATAGGTATTGTTACTCAACTCAATGAATATACCAGCGCTGAAGAGGTCCTGCGGGATGCCGATATAGCCATGTACCGCGCCAAGCAGCAGGGGAAAAGTATTCTTCTTTTCGACAAACATATGCACCTGGAACTGATCGAATCGATCAATCTGGAAGCTGAACTGAAAGAAGCTATTTACTCTGAGGGACTGACACTGCATTACCAGCCCATTGTTTCTGTCGATACAGAGCGACTCCTCGGTTTTGAGGCCCTGGTTCGCTGGAATCACCCAATGCGGGGGATGGTTCCACCAGATCGGTTTATTCCTCTGGCCGAAGAGACGGGACTCATTATTGACCTAGGGAAGTGGGTTATCACCGAGGCCTGCGCTACACTAAAAAACTGGTTGGAGGAATTAGGCTGGAGGCAGGGACTCATAATGAGTGTCAATGTCTCGTGTCGACAACTGGCCGATACCGGACTGGTGGAACATGTGATGTCTGAACTCATCAGACACCAACTGAACCCAGCTAATCTCAAGATCGAGGTTACAGAATCAGTGATAATGCATGATGTCGACCGAGCCATCATCGAACTCAACCGATTGCGCAAACTTGGGGTGCAAATAGCCATTGATGACTTCGGAACGGGCTACTCTTCACTTGCCTACCTGCGTAGAATCCCCATTGACCACCTCAAGATAGACCGCTCCTTTATTCATGGATTTTCAGAGGGCGACAAAGAAAACGATGAAATTGTCCGATCCATCATTTCTTTGGCTCGTAGCCTGGACCTCGGGGTTATTGCCGAAGGTGTAGAAAACCGGGATCAGCTCGAGCGGCTGCGCAGCCTCAATTGTGACCGGGTTCAGGGTTTCATGTTTTCTCGACCAGTCGACCAGAAAAAAGCAACGGCTATGATTCGCCAATATGAAAAGCCCTTGCACCCTGCTTAA